One genomic region from Cellulomonas fengjieae encodes:
- a CDS encoding Ig-like domain-containing protein has protein sequence MWSSVRHRATTAAAVVTVPVLVLVLAVLDQGFPLARLDLNDGGVWLTATSKLQLGRYNAQVEELNGGLAASGSTFDVLQDEGDVLLVEPGSVAVVDPASVTLTTQVAVPGAEVTMAAGVVAVVDPDGNAWVRPIAELDSLRIATDAPDVELGDGGAAVVARSGAVLAVAAQDGAVTRIDVVDGVRQTTPLGTLGAGEIDRLSAVGDEPVVLSGGTVRTLAGAVEVEGDELALQQPGPESSRALVASRTALLEVPLDGGTVVSHPTEGSGVPAAPVRVDRCAHGAWASAIGSYLQLCDGGDAEVSNLEEMSSADVLAFRVNRQVVVLNDTLRGRLWMPLQDTDLRVPEWTQIEPEEEPDEAEEETETSDTTQDLVTECSAEPAPPTAADDEFGVRPGRTTILPVIDNDSSSDCGILVVSEHDPLPAEFGRVEAIHGGRSLQVAVAADATGTAELTYTITDGQGTTAPSTARVRLTVRDGSLDSPPVQLRTGAVRVEQGGQTDHQALADFADPDGDDLVLVGATADPAAGSVRFRQDGSVTFRADGGRLGRTTVTLLVSDGTSTTEGLLDVDVRPAGSLPPQIDPVHAVTYVDQPVTLRPLDAVRSSSAEPARLAGVDEVVGATITTDLQGGTFTFSSARPGSHYVRFLVSAPPQQATGLARVDVRPWPETPEPPVAVRDRAFLPAGGEVTVDPLANDSDPAGKVLVLQSVDVPPGSGLRVAILEHHLVQVTAERTLEGPVALPYTVSNGQSSAVGEIVVHPVPPSSTSQPPVVKNVEVSVRTGGVVTIPVLEDAYDPDGDRLTLVPELAEPLGEGEGLLFVSGDVLRYQAPANALTAHATFAVRDATGNETAATLTVRVHQSDPSAKPPPRPVDLVARVFEGDTVRIPVPLVGIDADGDGVTLLGIATSPEMGRITAVGPDWLEYQALPGERDTDEFTYAVEDWVGQRAVATIRVGISPRPTGAAPVVARDDEVTVRPGQRVEVRVLANDVDSSGGDLTLDRVLEPSGAGAEVSGRRIIVQAPEAPTVLQYAYTVSNSRGGRDTGVLTVHVVSDAPVLAPIARDVVVSALDTLGRTEVSVNVLAVAQNPSGPLSDLEVSVPGSQSDVARVTPRGDVVVTLVDHAQTVPYLLTNRTATSASSYAFITVPALGFFPPTPRPKAPELRVASGEQLLIPLDEQVQVAPGRTASIADPLAVSATKSDLSDPVRDATTLQFRSAPGYAGPASITVPVTDASGPGDTSGRTAVITLQITVYAVDDHPPTFTPSVIDVAPGEAPLSVDLRAFTTGPEGASPTSGRYAYTLTAAVPAGFSGGISNGVLSIAADETTPKGRTDTLSVRIGYGRTGSIDTTIDLRVIASTRPTIRLVDRTITDGVEGRQSTVAVLEGAFNPFPDSPMTVVGATVETPGAGTAGASADTVSVRPAQGFIGQMVTRYRVRDVTGDPDREVEGRVVVVVRGKPATPTAPRVGEVRDRTVVLSWDAPDNRGAPITGYRVVASPGNIVRPCASTTCTIDGLTNDVEYTFTVAAQNDVDWSEPSAPSAGARPDAMPDAPVAPTLDFGDGSVRATWAAPASAGSPISSYTVEISPAPPAGPASVTALTTSYTFSGLRNGTAYSVRVRAHNKAPEPSGWSPSSAPMVPARAPEPPQVSATPTDSTVGRLIAIAWSVPGDNGDAVAQYEVVVDGPGGDTYPVPAGTQQMTFDRAQTKYPYRVSVRARNKAGWGAAGSATASTFGLPTAPTTVSATAVAGTGRIDLRWSGADDNGTPIQSYVVRLPDGGELDVGGRTSYTFENLTGGASYAYQVRTVNGAGSSGWSAAASATATTAPGRPTVGVAVSGNATGGRPTQITIDRGSDVADGGGGTVTYTWVLSSDRGDSASGTFSGRSAQVDVSGWNLPFRGARVTATVTARTAIGATEGTAAAEVSWGQAPGAVQGLTITSDDPASPERVSVAWSVPASDGGIGVDSYRVCWSVNGVEQTCDTVVGTTADKRLDRIGLPDPQPNDTVTVTVTAQNYRGAGQSTPATYTVVAP, from the coding sequence ATGTGGAGCTCGGTGCGTCACCGCGCCACGACCGCCGCGGCCGTCGTCACCGTGCCCGTGCTCGTTCTCGTCCTCGCGGTGCTCGACCAGGGCTTCCCGCTCGCGCGCCTGGACCTGAACGACGGCGGCGTGTGGCTGACGGCGACGAGCAAGCTGCAGCTGGGCCGCTACAACGCCCAGGTGGAGGAGCTCAACGGCGGCCTCGCGGCCTCGGGCAGCACCTTCGACGTGCTCCAGGACGAGGGGGATGTCCTCCTGGTCGAGCCGGGCTCCGTCGCCGTCGTGGACCCGGCCTCGGTCACGCTCACGACACAGGTCGCGGTGCCCGGCGCCGAGGTGACGATGGCGGCCGGTGTGGTCGCCGTGGTCGACCCGGACGGGAACGCCTGGGTCCGGCCGATCGCCGAGCTCGACTCGCTGCGCATCGCGACGGACGCGCCGGACGTCGAGCTGGGCGACGGGGGAGCGGCGGTCGTGGCGCGCAGCGGTGCGGTCCTGGCGGTGGCGGCGCAGGACGGCGCCGTGACCAGGATCGACGTGGTCGACGGCGTCCGGCAGACGACCCCCCTCGGCACGCTCGGCGCCGGTGAGATCGACCGGCTGAGCGCCGTGGGCGACGAGCCCGTCGTCCTGTCCGGCGGAACCGTGCGCACCCTCGCCGGTGCGGTGGAGGTCGAGGGTGACGAGCTCGCCCTGCAGCAGCCCGGTCCCGAGTCGTCGCGCGCCCTCGTGGCCAGCCGGACCGCGCTCCTGGAGGTCCCGCTCGACGGCGGCACCGTCGTCAGCCACCCCACCGAGGGGTCGGGTGTGCCCGCCGCGCCGGTCCGGGTGGACCGGTGCGCCCACGGCGCCTGGGCGTCCGCCATCGGCTCCTACCTGCAGCTGTGCGACGGCGGCGACGCCGAGGTCAGCAACCTCGAGGAGATGTCGAGCGCGGACGTGCTCGCGTTCCGGGTGAACCGCCAGGTGGTCGTCCTGAACGACACACTGCGCGGCCGGCTGTGGATGCCGCTGCAGGACACCGACCTGCGAGTGCCTGAGTGGACGCAGATCGAGCCGGAGGAGGAACCGGACGAGGCCGAGGAGGAGACGGAGACCTCCGACACGACCCAGGACCTCGTCACCGAGTGCTCCGCGGAACCGGCACCCCCGACAGCCGCCGACGACGAGTTCGGCGTGCGGCCGGGACGCACCACGATCCTGCCGGTCATCGACAACGACTCCTCGTCGGACTGCGGGATCCTCGTCGTCTCCGAGCACGACCCCCTGCCCGCCGAGTTCGGCCGGGTCGAGGCGATCCACGGCGGCCGGTCGCTCCAGGTGGCCGTCGCCGCGGACGCCACCGGGACCGCCGAGCTCACGTACACGATCACCGACGGTCAGGGGACGACCGCCCCGTCGACGGCACGCGTCAGGCTGACCGTGCGGGACGGGTCGCTCGACTCGCCGCCGGTCCAGCTGCGGACCGGTGCCGTGCGGGTCGAGCAGGGCGGGCAGACGGACCACCAGGCGCTGGCCGACTTCGCCGACCCCGACGGGGACGACCTCGTGCTCGTGGGCGCGACCGCCGACCCGGCCGCGGGATCGGTGCGCTTCCGCCAGGACGGCTCCGTGACCTTCCGCGCGGACGGGGGCCGGCTGGGTCGGACCACCGTGACGCTCCTCGTCTCCGACGGCACGTCCACCACGGAGGGGCTGCTGGACGTCGACGTGCGTCCGGCGGGCTCGCTCCCGCCGCAGATCGACCCGGTGCACGCCGTCACGTACGTCGACCAGCCGGTGACGCTGCGCCCGCTCGACGCGGTGCGCAGCTCGTCGGCCGAGCCGGCCCGCCTCGCCGGCGTCGACGAGGTGGTCGGGGCGACCATCACGACCGACCTGCAGGGCGGCACCTTCACGTTCAGCTCGGCCCGCCCGGGCAGTCACTACGTGCGGTTCCTCGTCTCCGCCCCGCCGCAGCAGGCGACGGGTCTCGCCCGCGTCGACGTGCGCCCCTGGCCGGAGACGCCGGAGCCGCCCGTGGCTGTCCGCGACCGCGCGTTCCTGCCGGCCGGCGGCGAGGTCACGGTCGACCCGCTGGCGAACGACAGCGACCCCGCAGGCAAGGTGCTGGTCCTGCAGTCGGTCGACGTCCCACCGGGCTCCGGTCTGCGGGTCGCGATCCTGGAGCACCACCTCGTCCAGGTCACCGCGGAGCGGACCCTCGAGGGCCCCGTGGCGCTCCCGTACACCGTGTCCAACGGACAGTCGAGCGCGGTCGGCGAGATCGTCGTGCACCCGGTCCCTCCGTCGTCGACGTCGCAGCCCCCAGTGGTCAAGAACGTCGAGGTCAGCGTCCGGACCGGGGGAGTCGTGACGATCCCCGTGCTGGAGGACGCGTACGACCCCGACGGTGACCGTCTGACGCTGGTGCCCGAGCTGGCCGAGCCGCTCGGCGAGGGGGAGGGCCTGCTGTTCGTCTCCGGCGACGTGCTGCGGTACCAGGCGCCCGCGAACGCCCTGACCGCGCACGCCACGTTCGCGGTCCGGGACGCGACCGGCAACGAGACGGCGGCGACACTCACCGTCCGCGTGCACCAGTCCGACCCGAGCGCCAAGCCCCCGCCCCGGCCCGTGGACCTGGTCGCCCGGGTGTTCGAGGGGGACACCGTCCGGATCCCGGTGCCGCTCGTGGGGATCGACGCCGACGGGGACGGCGTGACCCTGCTGGGGATCGCGACGTCGCCCGAGATGGGGCGCATCACCGCGGTCGGACCGGACTGGCTCGAGTACCAGGCGCTTCCCGGCGAGCGCGACACCGACGAGTTCACCTACGCGGTCGAGGACTGGGTCGGCCAGCGGGCCGTCGCCACGATCCGGGTGGGGATCAGCCCTCGCCCGACCGGTGCGGCGCCCGTCGTGGCCCGCGACGACGAGGTCACCGTGCGGCCCGGGCAGCGCGTCGAGGTGCGGGTGCTCGCCAACGACGTCGACTCCAGCGGCGGCGACCTGACGCTGGACCGCGTGCTCGAGCCGTCCGGGGCGGGCGCCGAGGTCTCCGGCCGCCGCATCATCGTGCAGGCCCCGGAGGCGCCGACGGTGCTCCAGTACGCGTACACCGTCTCCAACAGCCGGGGCGGGCGGGACACCGGCGTGCTCACGGTGCACGTGGTCTCCGACGCGCCCGTGCTGGCGCCCATCGCGCGCGACGTCGTGGTGTCCGCGCTGGACACGCTGGGCCGCACGGAGGTGTCCGTCAACGTCCTCGCGGTCGCCCAGAACCCGAGCGGCCCGCTCAGCGACCTCGAGGTCTCGGTCCCGGGGTCGCAGTCCGACGTGGCCAGGGTGACCCCGCGCGGCGACGTGGTGGTGACCCTCGTGGACCACGCCCAGACCGTGCCGTACCTGCTGACCAACAGGACGGCGACCTCGGCGTCGTCGTACGCGTTCATCACCGTGCCCGCACTCGGCTTCTTCCCGCCGACCCCGCGTCCCAAGGCCCCCGAGCTGCGCGTGGCGTCGGGCGAGCAGCTGCTCATCCCGCTCGACGAGCAGGTGCAGGTGGCGCCGGGGCGCACGGCGTCCATCGCCGACCCCCTGGCCGTCTCGGCGACGAAGTCGGACCTCTCCGACCCCGTCAGGGACGCGACGACGCTGCAGTTCCGGTCCGCCCCCGGCTACGCGGGCCCGGCGTCGATCACCGTCCCCGTGACGGACGCCTCCGGCCCGGGCGACACGTCGGGCCGGACCGCGGTCATCACCCTGCAGATCACCGTCTACGCCGTCGACGACCACCCGCCGACGTTCACGCCGTCCGTCATCGACGTGGCACCCGGTGAGGCGCCGCTGTCGGTGGACCTGCGCGCGTTCACCACGGGTCCCGAGGGCGCGAGCCCCACCAGCGGCCGCTACGCCTACACGCTGACCGCGGCCGTCCCGGCGGGCTTCTCGGGGGGCATCAGCAACGGCGTCCTGAGCATCGCGGCCGACGAGACCACGCCCAAGGGGCGCACCGACACGCTCTCCGTACGGATCGGCTACGGCCGCACGGGGTCGATCGACACGACGATCGACCTGCGCGTCATCGCGAGCACCCGGCCCACGATCCGGCTGGTCGACCGGACGATCACCGACGGCGTCGAGGGTAGGCAGAGCACCGTCGCGGTGCTCGAGGGTGCGTTCAACCCCTTCCCCGACTCGCCCATGACCGTCGTCGGCGCCACGGTCGAGACCCCGGGCGCGGGCACCGCCGGCGCGTCGGCCGACACCGTGAGCGTGCGACCCGCGCAGGGCTTCATCGGGCAGATGGTCACGCGCTACCGCGTCCGGGACGTCACGGGCGACCCCGACCGCGAGGTCGAGGGGCGGGTCGTCGTGGTCGTGCGCGGCAAGCCCGCGACGCCGACCGCCCCCCGGGTCGGCGAGGTCCGGGACCGCACCGTCGTGCTGTCCTGGGACGCACCCGACAACCGCGGCGCCCCGATCACGGGCTACCGCGTGGTCGCGAGCCCCGGGAACATCGTGCGCCCGTGCGCGAGCACCACGTGCACCATCGACGGCCTCACCAACGACGTCGAGTACACCTTCACGGTGGCGGCGCAGAACGACGTCGACTGGTCGGAGCCGAGCGCGCCGTCGGCGGGCGCCCGGCCCGACGCCATGCCCGATGCGCCCGTCGCGCCGACGCTCGACTTCGGCGACGGCTCCGTCCGCGCGACGTGGGCGGCGCCGGCCTCGGCCGGCTCGCCCATCTCCAGCTACACCGTCGAGATCTCCCCGGCACCGCCCGCCGGTCCGGCGTCGGTCACGGCGCTCACCACCAGCTACACCTTCAGCGGCCTGAGGAACGGCACGGCCTACTCCGTGCGGGTCCGTGCGCACAACAAGGCACCGGAGCCCAGCGGCTGGTCGCCGTCCTCGGCACCGATGGTCCCGGCGCGCGCGCCGGAGCCGCCGCAGGTCAGCGCGACGCCGACCGACTCGACCGTCGGGCGGCTGATCGCGATCGCGTGGAGCGTGCCCGGCGACAACGGGGACGCCGTCGCCCAGTACGAGGTCGTGGTGGACGGACCCGGCGGGGACACGTACCCGGTCCCGGCCGGGACGCAGCAGATGACGTTCGACCGCGCGCAGACGAAGTACCCGTACCGGGTGTCGGTGCGTGCCAGGAACAAGGCCGGCTGGGGCGCGGCGGGCAGCGCCACGGCGTCCACGTTCGGGCTGCCGACCGCTCCGACGACCGTGTCGGCGACCGCGGTCGCCGGGACCGGTCGGATCGACCTGCGGTGGTCCGGGGCGGACGACAACGGCACGCCGATCCAGTCCTACGTGGTCCGGCTGCCCGACGGCGGCGAGCTCGACGTGGGCGGTCGCACGTCCTACACCTTCGAGAACCTCACCGGCGGAGCCAGCTACGCCTACCAGGTGCGCACGGTGAACGGGGCCGGGTCCAGCGGGTGGAGCGCAGCGGCGTCCGCGACGGCGACCACCGCACCGGGTCGTCCGACGGTGGGCGTCGCGGTCTCCGGCAACGCCACGGGTGGCCGCCCCACACAGATCACGATCGACCGGGGATCGGACGTCGCAGACGGCGGCGGTGGCACGGTGACGTACACCTGGGTGCTCAGCAGCGACCGCGGGGACAGCGCGTCGGGGACGTTCAGCGGCCGGTCGGCACAGGTCGACGTCTCCGGCTGGAACCTGCCCTTCCGTGGCGCCCGGGTCACCGCGACGGTCACGGCACGAACGGCCATCGGCGCGACCGAGGGCACCGCGGCCGCCGAGGTGTCGTGGGGGCAGGCACCGGGCGCCGTGCAGGGCCTGACGATCACGTCGGACGACCCGGCGTCGCCGGAGCGGGTCTCCGTCGCATGGTCGGTCCCCGCCAGCGACGGCGGCATCGGCGTGGACTCCTACCGGGTGTGCTGGTCGGTCAACGGCGTCGAGCAGACGTGCGACACCGTCGTGGGGACGACCGCCGACAAGCGGCTCGACCGCATCGGGCTGCCCGACCCGCAACCGAACGACACCGTCACCGTCACGGTGACGGCGCAGAACTACCGCGGCGCCGGACAGTCGACCCCCGCGACCTACACGGTCGTCGCGCCATGA
- a CDS encoding serine/threonine-protein kinase — translation MTARREASTPPRLPGYEFLRVLGLGGFADVFLYQQELPRREVAVKVLLAGSLDDEVRRRFQQEANHMAQLSHHPSIVTIYHAAIAADGRPFLVMEYCSRPGLAERYRQERISVAESLRIGIRLASAVETAHRAGILHRDIKPANVLTTDFGWPALTDFGIAATTGHGGGATVGMSIPWSPPELLGDHPSGDERSDVYSLAATIYSLLAGRTPFEIPGGQNTAQQLVARIERAPLPLTGRDDVPPGLQEVLERAMAKHPARRFASAAAVARALQQVEADLRLPITPLELTDAPDAGLDRAVPVPSPDGGREDATRLRSIVSVAPGVDAEPAPAGADDPTRLRGVTSVAPHAARPVPVFVAPPEPVVDEQDEVGGRGRPRVLAGIVSGVIVLAAVAAIGAAAIRGGAEPGDRPTTTADFTQDAEPTRITDAVPSPHSLLGTRQADGSVVFTWENPDPQQGDQYLWGVRQATGEPELALVEAATVTVPADPSAGQVCVEVAIVRADRRVSAAPAQGCAP, via the coding sequence GTGACCGCACGTCGCGAAGCATCGACGCCGCCCCGGCTGCCGGGGTACGAGTTCCTCCGTGTCCTCGGCCTGGGCGGTTTCGCCGACGTCTTCCTGTACCAGCAGGAGCTTCCGCGCCGTGAGGTCGCGGTCAAGGTGCTGCTGGCGGGCAGCCTGGACGACGAGGTGCGCCGGCGGTTCCAGCAGGAGGCCAACCACATGGCCCAGCTGTCGCACCACCCGTCGATCGTCACGATCTACCACGCGGCCATCGCCGCCGACGGACGTCCGTTCCTGGTCATGGAGTACTGCTCCCGGCCCGGTCTGGCGGAGCGGTACCGGCAGGAGCGGATCTCCGTCGCCGAGTCCCTGCGGATCGGCATCCGGCTGGCGTCGGCGGTGGAGACCGCCCACCGCGCAGGGATCCTGCACCGCGACATCAAGCCCGCGAACGTGCTCACCACCGACTTCGGGTGGCCGGCGCTGACCGACTTCGGCATCGCCGCGACCACCGGTCACGGCGGGGGCGCCACGGTGGGCATGTCGATCCCGTGGTCGCCGCCCGAGCTGCTCGGTGACCACCCCTCGGGGGACGAGCGCTCGGACGTCTACTCCCTGGCCGCCACGATCTACTCGCTGCTCGCCGGACGGACCCCGTTCGAGATCCCGGGCGGGCAGAACACCGCGCAGCAGCTCGTCGCTCGCATCGAGCGCGCGCCGCTGCCGCTCACCGGGCGCGACGACGTGCCACCGGGCCTGCAGGAGGTCCTCGAGCGGGCGATGGCCAAGCACCCCGCCCGCCGCTTCGCCTCGGCGGCAGCCGTCGCGCGGGCCCTCCAGCAGGTCGAGGCCGACCTCCGCCTGCCCATCACGCCGCTGGAGCTCACCGACGCCCCCGACGCGGGCCTGGACCGCGCCGTCCCCGTGCCGTCCCCGGACGGGGGTCGTGAGGACGCGACCCGCCTGCGCTCCATCGTGAGCGTGGCGCCGGGCGTCGACGCCGAACCGGCACCGGCCGGCGCGGACGATCCGACCCGCCTGCGGGGCGTGACGTCGGTCGCCCCGCACGCGGCGCGGCCCGTGCCGGTGTTCGTCGCGCCGCCGGAGCCGGTCGTCGACGAGCAGGACGAGGTCGGTGGGCGGGGCCGTCCCCGCGTGCTCGCGGGCATCGTGTCGGGCGTGATCGTGCTGGCCGCGGTCGCCGCGATCGGCGCCGCCGCGATCCGGGGCGGGGCCGAGCCGGGGGACCGGCCCACGACGACGGCCGACTTCACCCAGGACGCCGAGCCCACGCGGATCACCGACGCCGTCCCGTCGCCGCACTCCCTGCTGGGCACCCGCCAGGCGGACGGGTCCGTGGTGTTCACCTGGGAGAACCCGGACCCGCAGCAGGGCGACCAGTACCTGTGGGGCGTCCGGCAGGCGACGGGTGAGCCCGAGCTGGCGCTGGTCGAGGCGGCCACCGTGACCGTCCCGGCCGACCCGTCGGCGGGGCAGGTCTGCGTCGAGGTGGCGATCGTGCGTGCCGACCGCCGGGTCTCGGCTGCTCCGGCGCAGGGGTGCGCCCCGTGA
- a CDS encoding FHA domain-containing protein, protein MSVPEYSAGEWTAVVRPGFVALLGPAAAESTVRALWQDAGEGVFAALALLARDGFGGLPPFAVVSVEGQRVHAALRGDVEVVVEVGGRSDVWRSGEVSTWTERVLDGVSDVVVQVGGADLGGGSLPLVDGIASASRVRVGLSVRDGGDGVAGPAAAAVATAPVAVQTPAPQVTAHEPEMPVADAGEQVDAPQAEKQAETQDETQDETRGATEDEAQGESHDEGPGESHDEGPGESHDEGPDASHDEAQGESQREVPAVFRAEPVVLPAWPVQPAASPAAAVDLEAAAHSSATFDSVTWDEPTEVELVPVAADRPGRDDDVDDRDRRDRLEDPTGVVAVAESFLTPPAGTSPVPVGGASLDDHDGLTILSTDLAEIRDQLPSWAADEVPGPFRVPARDSSPARLVLSTGLVVPLDRAVLLGRAPQVARVTNRELPRLITVPSPQQDISRTHAEVRVDGEHVVVTDLDSTNGIHVARAGEGARRLHPGEPSVVGADEVVDLGDGVTFSVERGS, encoded by the coding sequence ATGAGCGTGCCCGAGTACTCCGCCGGCGAGTGGACCGCGGTCGTCCGGCCCGGCTTCGTGGCGCTGCTCGGACCGGCTGCAGCCGAGTCGACCGTCCGTGCGCTGTGGCAGGACGCCGGGGAGGGCGTGTTCGCGGCCCTGGCGCTGCTCGCGCGCGACGGGTTCGGTGGTCTGCCCCCGTTCGCCGTGGTGTCCGTCGAGGGTCAGCGCGTGCACGCCGCCCTGCGCGGCGACGTCGAGGTCGTCGTCGAGGTGGGCGGCCGGTCGGACGTGTGGCGGTCGGGCGAGGTGAGCACCTGGACCGAGCGCGTGCTCGACGGTGTGTCCGACGTGGTCGTGCAGGTGGGTGGCGCGGACCTCGGCGGCGGCAGCCTGCCGCTCGTCGACGGGATCGCGAGCGCCTCGCGCGTCCGCGTGGGGTTGAGCGTGCGCGACGGCGGGGACGGCGTCGCAGGACCGGCCGCCGCCGCGGTCGCGACAGCCCCCGTCGCGGTGCAGACGCCGGCCCCCCAGGTCACGGCCCACGAGCCCGAGATGCCAGTCGCCGACGCCGGCGAGCAGGTCGACGCGCCCCAGGCCGAGAAGCAGGCCGAGACGCAGGACGAGACGCAGGACGAGACCCGGGGCGCGACCGAGGACGAGGCCCAGGGCGAGAGCCACGACGAGGGCCCGGGCGAGAGCCACGACGAGGGCCCGGGCGAGAGCCACGACGAGGGCCCGGACGCGAGCCACGACGAGGCCCAGGGCGAGAGCCAGCGTGAGGTCCCGGCCGTGTTCCGGGCCGAGCCGGTCGTGCTGCCCGCGTGGCCGGTCCAGCCCGCCGCGTCGCCGGCTGCGGCCGTCGACCTCGAGGCCGCGGCGCACTCGTCGGCGACGTTCGACTCGGTGACGTGGGACGAGCCGACCGAGGTCGAGCTCGTTCCCGTGGCTGCCGACCGGCCGGGCCGCGACGACGACGTCGACGACCGCGACCGCCGCGACCGGCTCGAGGACCCGACGGGCGTCGTGGCGGTCGCCGAGTCGTTCCTGACCCCGCCCGCGGGCACGAGCCCGGTGCCGGTGGGCGGCGCGTCGCTGGACGACCACGACGGTCTGACGATCTTGTCGACCGACCTGGCGGAGATCCGCGACCAGCTGCCGTCCTGGGCCGCGGACGAGGTGCCCGGGCCGTTCCGGGTACCGGCGCGGGACAGCAGCCCCGCGCGGCTGGTCCTGTCCACCGGGCTCGTCGTGCCGCTCGACCGGGCCGTGCTCCTGGGCCGCGCGCCCCAGGTCGCCCGGGTCACCAACCGGGAGCTGCCGCGGCTGATCACCGTGCCGAGCCCGCAGCAGGACATCTCCCGCACGCACGCCGAGGTGCGCGTGGACGGCGAGCACGTCGTGGTGACGGACCTCGACTCCACCAACGGCATCCACGTGGCGCGTGCCGGCGAGGGCGCCCGGCGGCTGCACCCGGGCGAGCCGAGCGTCGTCGGTGCCGACGAGGTGGTCGACCTCGGTGACGGGGTGACGTTCTCGGTGGAGCGGGGTTCGTGA
- a CDS encoding PP2C family protein-serine/threonine phosphatase has translation MRTSWGSATDRGLVREVNEDALLAYPPVFLVADGMGGHDAGDLASRIAVEEFAQLAGQAAATADDVHACFDRTAARIRSEFTGGRQGGTTVAGVAVTEHDGGSYWLVFNVGDSRVYLWSGDELVQVSVDHSVVQELLDLGEIDRTEATTHPERHVLTRALGTGDAPEPEYWLLPAGLNDRLLICTDGLTRELGDEALARVLAETGDPQDAATHLVRLALEHGARDNVSAVVVDVATAAGAHDDVHITVPRTGAELGPHVWDEMLNGVTVPRRSRPGTGTEPIRRVPPAPRVPNPSPSIEELPS, from the coding sequence GTGCGCACGTCGTGGGGTTCGGCCACCGATCGGGGCCTCGTGCGCGAGGTCAACGAGGATGCGCTGCTCGCGTACCCGCCCGTGTTCCTCGTGGCCGACGGCATGGGCGGCCACGACGCGGGCGACCTCGCCAGCCGGATCGCCGTCGAGGAGTTCGCGCAGCTCGCCGGTCAGGCCGCGGCCACCGCGGACGACGTGCACGCGTGCTTCGACCGGACGGCCGCGCGGATCCGCTCGGAGTTCACCGGCGGACGCCAGGGCGGTACGACCGTGGCCGGTGTCGCCGTGACCGAGCACGACGGCGGCTCCTACTGGCTCGTCTTCAACGTCGGTGACTCCCGGGTGTACCTCTGGTCCGGTGACGAGCTCGTCCAGGTGAGCGTCGACCACTCGGTGGTGCAGGAGCTGCTCGACCTCGGTGAGATCGACCGGACCGAGGCGACGACGCACCCGGAGCGGCACGTCCTGACCCGCGCGCTCGGCACCGGGGACGCGCCGGAGCCCGAGTACTGGCTGTTGCCCGCCGGTCTGAACGACCGCCTGCTGATCTGCACCGACGGGTTGACCCGCGAGCTCGGCGACGAGGCCCTGGCGCGTGTCCTGGCCGAGACGGGCGACCCGCAGGACGCCGCGACGCACCTCGTCCGGCTCGCCCTCGAGCACGGCGCCCGGGACAACGTGAGCGCGGTCGTCGTCGATGTCGCCACCGCTGCCGGTGCCCACGACGACGTGCACATCACCGTGCCGCGCACGGGTGCCGAGCTGGGTCCGCACGTGTGGGACGAGATGCTCAACGGTGTCACCGTCCCGCGTCGCTCCCGTCCGGGCACCGGTACGGAGCCCATCCGGCGGGTCCCACCCGCTCCGCGCGTACCCAACCCGTCTCCATCGATCGAGGAGCTCCCGTCATGA